From Zonotrichia leucophrys gambelii isolate GWCS_2022_RI chromosome 19, RI_Zleu_2.0, whole genome shotgun sequence:
GCTCCAGCCTGTATCCCACAGCTCAGGTTCTTCTTTACAGCCAGATTGAAGCTTTCCCAGAAATGTGAAGGTCGAGTTGCTCCCTGAGAGAGCTTCCATTCTCACAGGGACCAAAAACATTGCATGAGTGCAGTGCTACTCACTCCACCTCTCCTCTAGGAAGAGATATTTTAATTAGAGACCTGGGCTGATGcctggccaggctctgctggtgTTTGCCTGCTTGGAAATGGCTGCAGACTGAACCCCTGTGGTCCATAGACCAGATTTGTTTTTCTACATTGAATGTAAATTGCAAATAACTGAGACAGGGGAAGGGAGCTGAAAAGGAGGCTGGATGTGTGGTTTTCATTAGCTTCTGCCTCTAGGaaccctgcagctctgggctgtctGATTCCTGGAACCCAGTCTGTAACTGTGGGAGGATACTTGCATTTGAATAATTAATGTCTTTGACTTACAAATTATCTGCACATCTCGTGGAAGCTAAAAACCTTCTGTAGAACCTGACAACATGCTTTACAGGTCACAGTAACACCcagcaagaggaaaagaaatcattCAAAATCAAGCCCTGGAAACAAGAGGTCCAAGACCCAGGCAAACACCGAGGAGGAAGCTGAGGTtaatcccagaaaatccacTCATGTGGAGGATGACCCAGCTCCTGATAAACCAAGAACATCAAACCAACCAGCCAAGGAGGCAacccctgagcagggagctgaaggGACACAGAAGAATGGAGAGCAGCTTCCCAAGGGGCAGAGCAACAGAAGATCCAGTCAGATGACAGGGGAACAGAaaagccaggagcaggacagcagTGTGGTTACCTTGACCCCTGTGAAGAACTCCAAGCGCAAGGTACATCCAACAGCCCCCTGGGACTGGCTTGGGGCCCCTTGGTTTAGAGTGGGAGGAGCTGCCTTCAGGTTTcttcagagctctgcacagcttGGAGCTCATAGTTGGCCAAATATATTGTGagttttggtttggatttttttttttttgtcattgttttAAATCTCTCAGAGGCATCAAGGGAGAGGAGGAAcccccccaggagagcccaGTGGATCCCCTCTGGGGGATGGATGGACCAGCGCTCCGAGGTGGTGCACTGCAAACCTGTGCTTAGAAATGGGACTGGCAAGCCTTGCTCTCAGCTCAGGGGCTGCATGGGGAAAGGTTTCCCCCTCAGCTCAGGCCAGTGGGGATCTAAAGGGTTTTCCATGTTTCTCTGCTGTAGGAAATGGGGTTCTCTGCTGGGGTCTGCTGGGCACATCTTTGCTAAACAGTTCCCTGCTGCTTTAGGAGTCTTGAGCATTGTGGCACCTCAGTCTCTCCTGTTCTCCATAGCACAGACAGGCTGAAAAATACTTGAGTTTAACTCAGATTGCTGTGTTCAGCAGAGGGTTCTGTCAAGGCAATCACAGTCAAACTGTGTCAGGGGAATGAATTTTCTAAATGTGGATGGTTTATTGTAGGAGGATGTCAGTGCAGAGCCATTGCATTTTCTTCAGTGTCACAGTAAAGGCAACAGCCGCGAGGATTTTAAAACGCAGCTCTGGTCCTGTGTCTTCGAGCCAGTGATAGACTCTGGAGCCAGGAAAGGTGAGCTCTTAAAGAGGTTTGCAGGATTCCCAGAACCACCTGGCTCTGGAATCCCAGCAGACTCCATGCCTTAGACCCCTGCTCCTTCTAGCTGTAGTCTCCGTTGTCAGGAAGAGATTTGCTTACGTAAATTCTCCTTTCACTTTGAAAACAGGAGACTGAGAGAGCATCAGGCAGTGATAAGCTGCAGTCTTCATGTGTTATCTCTGAACCTGGGAACTTCTCActcattattttcctctttcagatCCCATTGTGAGCTCCTCCAGAACCGTGGCAACCTGTGGAGGGGAATCTGTCTGTCTGATCGATTGTGAGACAGGGACAGTGCTGAAAAAGTATAAAGTGGCTACAGAGGTGGGTTACAAGTGGGAAGGGTAAGCATTGAATGGGAATACCAGAACCTGTGATAATTACAATACCACAATCTGTAATAATTACTATCTGTGATAATACATATTGCAAAGAGGTCTGAAAGTGTTAGTATGGACAGATGTTAAGATGAAAATAGATAGTAAACATTGTTTCTTATTCTTTTAGCctggtttgggtttatttttttattagtttagGAGATCAGCTAGCCTGCCAGTCCTCACACAGATGTGTCTGGCTGCTGAGCCTGCTTGACAGCACAGAGGTATAAAATCCACTTTCTGTAGTTTATGCTCTTCTGAGAGCTGTTTTGAGTTTTGATGCTCCATCTTAAATAGTTGTGCCATTCCACCTGAGTAGAACTTGTGACAGTTGTCTTTTCTCTGAGCTAACAGCCACCACCCTGCTGGCTGTTCTCTGTTCTCTGTCACCCCAgccttgttttccttgtgtCCCAGGAGTTCTTCAGCGTTGCATGGACAACCCTCACGATGGTGCTCAGCGACAGCCGCAAGAAAGCTCACAAcatcctggcagctgcagggaggagaggcaTTGTCAAACTCATCCACGTGGCTGCTGACTTCTGCTATGGAGAGATAAAGGCTCACAAAAAGCCCATTGCCACTGTCTGCTTCAGCCCAACCCAGGACACCCACCTCTTCAGTAAGTCTGCCTCAGAATCCCTGGGTTTAGTTGTGATGTGGAAAAGTCAGGGCTTCCTTAACAAGGGGAATTGTcaccagggcaggcagggacacaggaacaAAAGGCATGGACAGGCATTTGGGAGAGAACATTGTGACTCTCCTGTGACAGCAGGAACAGCTTGTTTCAGCCAGAGCCTGCCTCTTTAGCTgaggtgcagcagctcctgtttctCCCTTGGTGGTTCTCAGGGTGGCTGTCACACACATTAGCCACAAACAAGCCCAGTAGTGGATCTGTTCCACAGGGATGAGTAAGAAGaatggcagagcaggcagctgggagccaggcagtgacagggctctcctgcagcacagcagcctatTATGGGCTGTGGGGTTTCATTTTATCCAACAATGTGCTTaatttactttgatttttttaatgtgaactCTATGCCTCGACAGAGATTTCTATTCAGCTCCTGATGTCAAGGAGAGCTTTGCCACACACAGAGGCTGTGGCTCATGGACTGGTAATGAACCATCATGTTACAAATTGTAACTGCATTGTCAGGCTGTACAGTGAGCTGGGACAGAGCCATTCAGGCCACACCTGCACCCCACAGCACATTGTTTCTCTTGCCTACAATTACCCACATCCTGGAGTGGTTAAAGTGCTACATGAACCATTaaaagtggaattttttttagaatAGGGGATACTTTTCAAGAAGAAGCTCAGGAATGccaaaaagcagaagcagaggaaaGGATTAGGAGGGTGGTGGAAGGGATAAGGAGGTTGGTAGCACAGCCATTTAATGGTGTGGACAGCAAGACTCATTATATTTCGTAGAAAAATTTAGAGTAATTAAGGGAGATTCTTTGCATCATctctggggaggggacaccaaCAAACTCTGAATTTGAGGGTTGCCATCTGATGAGGGTCCAGGTTATTCAGAGTAATCTGTTAGAACTGTTTCTGCTTCCAGTGTATCAGCTTGGTGACATGTTTCTCACCCTCTGTGAGTGCCTGACTTTcccactgggagctgctgtggatgTGAACACAGTAAGCCATGGATATGTGCCATAAAGTGATGTTTGCCTGAGAGTAGAGGTTGGAGCTCATATTTTAGATTCCACTAGAAGCCCTGACCAGAAACAGGCTCAGAGGGCCATCAACTAAAGACCTTGTGAAGCCACAATTCAGTAATGGACACCAGGAAACAAACTGCTTTATCTGCCCCTCTTAGAGCACAGGATAAGAACACTAAACACTGACTGTGCATGTGTGACAGTGTTGGGAAATGCTGGGCCAGGAGCCTCAGGGACTGTTGCTGTGCTTTAATGAGCTCTCTGGAGCCTTAGAGGGTGGCTGTGACTCAGGCAGAAGTGCCAGCTAGCAGAGAAGAGCCAGATGAGCAGCAGTGTCACTACCTGCTTCTCTtctgtgtcccacagctgcATCCTATGACAAGCGAATTGCACTCTGGGATATTGGGATTCCAGACTGTGACTACAATTTCAAAGCAAGGTAAAGGTTTAAAAACCAGATGTGGCCAGTCCAAGAGCCTGTAACTATCACAGCACCACTTAACTGcttgttctctgcttttttttagccagctgctggtgctggaagCGGCCTCAATCCCCCTCCGGATTGCCCTGGTCCCCACCTGCCCAGAGCAGTACCTGCTGGCAGGCTGTGAAGATGGCTGTTTTGCCTGGAACATAAAACTGGATAAGGGACAAAAAAGCAGGTGAGAACCACAAGCTGGGAATGTGCATTTGCTTTCCAGAACAAAAAGGAGTAGTCCTAGCAAAGGTTTGACTTCTAACTGAGGAGGTCTGAGCAAAAGCAGCACATCCTACCAAACTTAGAACATTCTCCCCTTCCCAAAGTGGCCAGAAAAGAAATAGGAGCATGATGCTCAAGGACTGTTCAGAGCTTATATTAAAGCTGCAGGTGTTGCAGGCTGCTTTGCAGGAAGGCTGGCAGGAGTGTAATCTAATACCCCAAAACTTAAGGGTGTGTCATCTCCAGGCAGTGTAACGGAGTGTAAACTTTTGGATCCATTTCCAGTCTCACAGTGAggcctcccctgctcctgggacGTGAGGTAACTCAGGAAACTGGGACCCTGTGGGAGCTCAGGACAAAATTATGAGGAAGAAGCAAGTGAAGTCATGCCCTGCTGACAAATATCCTGATGCTGATGGAGTGCAGCAATCTCTTGAGCAAACAGACTTCTGCTGTATTAGTAAACTCAAGTGACCAAAAGTGTAAACTCAACTGGGAATTCACCTGAGCTTGGCAAGAGATTCACTAACACACAGATTTCcttctgggctctgcagccaggtgcCCTTTCACTGCTGGCTGTTCAGGACTTGGCTGATTTCACCCTTCCCCCCTGCTCTAGGCCTTTTGAAGCCATATTCCAGTTTCCTAGTGAGGAGAGCTTGACAACATCTCACAGGGTTGACGGTTTGGCTTTTCTCAATGATGATGTTGTTGGTGAGTATAAACACAACAGCACAATCCCAAAAACAGTGGGGCACTTCAGCATGTGCAGGGTGAAGCCAGCATGACAAGCAGAGGGGCTGAAAGGGGTGTGACAGCCTCTTCAGCTTTGGGGGGCTGCACAGGATGGAGTTGTCTCCCAGTCACTTGTCTTTCCCAAAAATGTGCTTAGAGTGCACACCCATGCTTGGACAGGACCAGAAATCAGCTGGACACATCCCTGAGAGCACACATGGCCAAGCACTGCCAATGTGGAAGGGGGGAAGAGTCTCTTTCTGCTCAAGGGCTGGTGGCAACAGGATATTTTTTAGGGGAACTGTGGGTTTCACATCATGGGCTGGCTCCTTCTGAACAGCTTATGCTTGTTCTGCAGCTCAGGAACATAAGCATAGCACTGAAAATCTCTCTGCAACCTCCAATTATCCTGAAATAAGGTGAAACAGGTGCAAACAGTTGCTGCTGGATCAGATCCCATGGCTTGAAATCCATATTCTGGATTGACCACCTCTGTCTCACTGCATTTTGCTTCCCACCAGTTGCCACAGcttctcccttcctttcttccctagTTTCCAAGAGCTCCAAACCAGGATGCATATACTTGTGGAGCTGGAGCAAGTCTTTTGATGCCAAGGGAAAAGGATGCCAGAGGACAATGTCTGCAGTTatcctggctgagctggagtGGTCCACAACAGACATGTCCTACCTGACACTCAGCACCTGCCCAGGTAGGAGCACTCATTTCCTGGGGCCATGGCTCTCCTTTGATCCatgggagcagcctggagctggaggcagaggCCTGGGatttcagagctctgctctcccccctgcagctctgcagtgcagctccagcagcagctgggtggaAATAACAGTAATAAATAATTACAGCTGCACCTTCTGCCTGATCAGGGGGGACAGTTGAGGCTGGGGGGTGTTTCTTGCACAGGTTTTCAAAGCACAGAGTTAAGGGCTGGGCCCTGTGGAGCCACTGGGATGCTGAGTGGGCAGGGATGTCACACACTGGGCAGCTGGGTTTGGAGACTGACAAGGCACAAACCAGTCAGCACTTCCCAAAACAAAGtcaggagaaatcccaaagcaTTTAGCACTAGCTTTTCTACAGAGAGAGCTGGTTTATCTTCGAATTAATTCCTTTACAATAAGgtaaattcatatttttgtgCCAATAAGGG
This genomic window contains:
- the LRWD1 gene encoding leucine-rich repeat and WD repeat-containing protein 1, which encodes MSKITTELLLERAVPRSTRLRKIETLNLSKLQLKTGDLDPRLFSRLRHLQKLDLSDNLLDKFPNSLTLPDLRVLNCNNNKLEDVTALKQFPLLEELTYENNVYLTLNDDYKVMFLLQNLRLLNGKDITKLANHVRRVNSHKLTSKVTAHWKKFFSDQLPEKYTAEQVKSIKKKFLKSVQTNVVYGPSSLSEFTRWRVKMIAEEFLANSLGLELNSDSEPEEKTDEDEEESTESPREAAEEVAPVTVTPSKRKRNHSKSSPGNKRSKTQANTEEEAEVNPRKSTHVEDDPAPDKPRTSNQPAKEATPEQGAEGTQKNGEQLPKGQSNRRSSQMTGEQKSQEQDSSVVTLTPVKNSKRKEDVSAEPLHFLQCHSKGNSREDFKTQLWSCVFEPVIDSGARKDPIVSSSRTVATCGGESVCLIDCETGTVLKKYKVATEEFFSVAWTTLTMVLSDSRKKAHNILAAAGRRGIVKLIHVAADFCYGEIKAHKKPIATVCFSPTQDTHLFTASYDKRIALWDIGIPDCDYNFKASQLLVLEAASIPLRIALVPTCPEQYLLAGCEDGCFAWNIKLDKGQKSRPFEAIFQFPSEESLTTSHRVDGLAFLNDDVVVSKSSKPGCIYLWSWSKSFDAKGKGCQRTMSAVILAELEWSTTDMSYLTLSTCPAKEYVFCGDEKGSVWMYNLSTYTTGWGSPKGKRSERRISPTQILTWPELRVNGEQPAEILVNNVVADPAFTYLVVLTSVNITAIWKKS